The Xiphophorus hellerii strain 12219 chromosome 5, Xiphophorus_hellerii-4.1, whole genome shotgun sequence genome window below encodes:
- the spag5 gene encoding sperm-associated antigen 5 isoform X1: MSQSSIEDWSSSRRGERTPLRSLENETPSSRIRSKPQFSGDTVKAGMADIHLCDTQTQLGTVTVPVSMDTTQSVCGLEDVTFKTFICSGGEVEISDSSDGGGQSLILPKHVTTFTLTAEAEDSVASPSRMEQPCGEHVEHPYCNCSVEQPDSPIACEADEEKYLAWKSFACDGGDVKVSDSTGLKEETVPLPLDDHWGPAQDDGTNSADCTLLLPAEHVDHLYCSSGNDDISTAQRSENPDDPTLKLLNCSGGEVEIPADADVADETIPLSHICSGCNLSMDLSVLASDYDLENGKDHLDHPYCNVKYNSSLSPEEVNTIPDLQPCSAEINLVLPNGQDENFDWKSGESQVSEKMLTSPKENYNKEQTNDRLKNGEVVFDTNLPPETNASLVASDCSHLDASAETLPQQQQLDSRSYSEAKDSALGSLGLCNSAEKATPASPAILKVLSECPSVASALQFLSPIMKRASLSALKRSLVSGQDMFLPDDSALEDEKSLLAPVNVDSMGLLAEQLESPMPHPLLNSTVVSSKPQEVSGKKAQPETAPLIPDGQFQQQLRQMAEFLMMACGKMSVAPPAAFMAPSDRADPAECHSVCVGTSPLKMVDHSLNTSGIFVKKREFSVTDSCTATEPLIWNLPPGSLESLPRPELEQRLTSSMIMVEALVQQLAAARAHRRPSSGPAPSDLREKLVQTDHTELSQTAMYRDLYMEALSRITELELDGNSLQNLVQAMQEMRAAMSSLSSDTDVALSSMKKMGETIREDHQNLASHYELMKSLFEKSKETQRRILEKVKEVLQQRNSMEARMEEAFAAKEAAFSAMDQLRTHCASEVSALEKCVGSQEELLAALNQTYPDQVALNRTCQETLSSASDLLSRTAEDHSSLMQELCSVRSLLQKTAPTLLQLNERAATALRERDEHRTARERAAEEREQIEDELKETHLNLQTASQQISDLNLQITILTSEMGVLRQKLTAGEEESAQLERKVTELSATISSTLASYAFLEQALAAETANLQQTWKDLHEANERANQLQASLSGSEQRVGELDRALAESDLQLGQLQNLSQSQTVQIQQLQEVCTQLGGVREMNEFLQMENELAREQVAESERMLRSNLQALRERNIECEDLKSEVCKLQLENQSLSDELETSRCAAGAARMELQEKMAEAVTEITVLHHTLRGLTTELQVSLSNQREEHQKQKESAMFSGAARHQTSSSFVDNVMVALTAEKEEDVRTDSTLDASEPQSDAFFSEMSAFTRVAALNPKTISDPVQDEEDEEEEQSSMAELLSGLSRTVAELISTLQQAQCCRDAQLQELHSTIGGLQMELQTSSSSHQAEVLELKQELRCLSSLVERGKQALQHKAQEEKTLTKLMEDVQEAQEILRKHKSDNNELRREAAELRRALQQSRVESQFLREELRRTGDPAAAPAHHMEEKIQLLKEVEKLKASLQEAEQAKFKLLERAKRHQIIHQTNQQKSENELQILNHMINKVRETLLSLPEVVKRCEQLQRLVDYIG; this comes from the exons ATGTCACAGTCCAGCATAGAAGACTGG TCTTCCAGTAGAAGAGGCGAGCGTACTCCTCTAAGAAGCCTGGAAAATGAGACTCCTTCATCGAGGATCAGGTCAAAGCCACAATTCAGCGGTGACACAGTGAAAGCTGGCATG GCTGACATTCATCTCTGTGACACACAGACCCAGTTGGGCACTGTGACCGTTCCCGTTTCCATGGATACTACCCAGTCTGTGTGTGGACTTGAAGATGTCACATTCAAAACCTTTATTTGTTCCGGAGGTGAAGTTGAGATTTCAGACTCTTCAGATGGTGGAGGACAGAGTTTGATTTTGCCTAAACATGTGACTACTTTTACTCTTACCGCCGAAGCGGAAGATTCAGTCGCTTCACCCAGCAGGATGGAGCAACCCTGCGGTGAGCATGTGGAGCATCCATATTGCAACTGCAGCGTCGAACAGCCGGATTCTCCAATCGCCTGTGAAGCCGATGAGGAAAAATATTTAGCGTGGAAGTCGTTCGCCTGTGATGGAGGTGATGTTAAAGTTTCAGACTCCACTGGATTAAAGGAGGAGACGGTTCCTCTGCCCCTGGATGACCACTGGGGTCCAGCACAAGACGACGGCACAAACTCAGCCGACTGCACCCTGCTGCTTCCAGCGGAGCATGTCGATCATCTCTACTGCAGCAGTGGAAATGATGATATCTCTACAGCGCAGAGATCAGAAAACCCCGATGATCCAACTCTGAAGCTGCTGAACTGCAGCGGTGGCGAGGTAGAAATCCCAGCGGACGCTGATGTTGCAGATGAGACTATTCCTCTTTCTCACATCTGTTCTGGCTGCAACCTTAGCATGGATCTGAGTGTGTTAGCCAGTGATTATGACCTGGAAAACGGTAAAGATCACTTAGATCATCCCTACTGCAATGTAAAATACAACTCCTCACTTTCACCAGAGGAGGTGAACACTATTCCAGACCTACAACCTTGCAGCGCTGAAATAAACTTGGTGCTACCTAATGGGCAGGATGAGAACTTCGATTGGAAATCAGGTGAATCCCAGGTGTCTGAGAAGATGTTGACTTCACCTAAAGAGAATTACAACAAAGAACAAACGAACGACCGTCTGAAGAATGGAGAAGTCGTGTTTGATACTAATCTACCACCTGAGACTAACGCATCATTAGTTGCGTCCGACTGCAGCCACCTTGACGCTTCGGCAGAAACTCtaccacagcagcagcagctggattcCAGATCCTACTCCGAGGCAAAGGACAGCGCTCTGGGTTCTTTGGGTCTCTGTAACTCTGCAGAAAAAGCTACTCCTGCATCTCCTGCTATCTTAAAAGTCCTGTCAGAGTGTCCATCAGTTGCCTCCGCCCTGCAGTTTCTCAGCCCCATCATGAAGAGAGCGTCTCTGTCCGCGCTGAAGCGCTCATTGGTATCGGGTCAGGACATGTTTCTACCTGACGATTCTGCTCTGGAGGATGAGAAAAGCCTTTTGGCTCCTGTTAATGTTGACTCCATGGGGTTGTTAGCAGAGCAGCTTGAAAGCCCAATGCCCCACCCTCTGCTTAACTCCACGGTTGTAAGTTCAAAGCCACAGGAGGTTTCTGGGAAGAAAGCGCAGCCGGAAACGGCGCCGCTGATTCCTGATGGCCagtttcagcagcagcttcgGCAGATGGCCGAGTTCCTCATGATGGCATGTGGAAAAATGAGCGTCGCTCCTCCTGCTGCCTTCATGGCCCCCTCAGACAGAGCGGATCCTGCAGAGTGCCACAGTGTCTGTGTGGGCACCAGTCCACTGAAGATGGTGGACCACAGTCTGAACACGTCGggaatatttgtgaaaaagagGGAATTCTCTGTGACCGATTCCTGCACAGCGACTGAACCACTCATCTGGAA TTTACCTCCAGGCAGCCTGGAGAGCCTCCCGCGGCCGGAGCTGGAGCAGAGGCTGACGTCCAGCATGATCATGGTGGAGGCGCTGGTCCAGCAGCTGGCTGCAGCCAGGGCGCACCGCCGCCCCTCTTCGGGCCCGGCTCCTTCGGACCTGAGAGAGAAGCTGGTTCAGACGGACCACACTGAGCTCAGTCAG ACTGCGATGTACAGAGATCTctacatggaggctctgagccGGATAACTGAGCTGGAGCTTGATGGAAATTCCCTGCAGAATCTCGTCCAGGCTATGCAGGAGATGAGAGCTGCCATG TCTTCTTTGAGCAGCGACACAGATGTAGCTCTGTCCAGCATGAAGAAAATGGGCGAAACCATCAGGGAGGACCATCAGAACCTGGCGTCCCAT TACGAGCTCATGAAGTCCCTGTTCGAGAAATCAAAGGAAACTCAGAGGAGAATCCTGGAGAAAGTGAAAGAAGTTCTTCAGCAGAGGAACAGCATGGAGGCTCGGATGGAAGAAGCCTTCGCGGCCAAGGAGGCA GCTTTCAGTGCGATGGATCAGCTGAGGACGCACTGCGCCTCTGAAGTCTCAGCTCTGGAGAAATGTGTCGGATCTCAGGAGGAGCTGCTAGCGGCTCTGAACCAAACCTACCCGGATCAG GTTGCTCTGAACCGGACCTGCCAGGAAACTCTGAGCTCAGCCTCTGATCTTCTGTCCCGAACTGCAGAGGATCACTCCAGCCTGATGCAAGAG CTTTGCAGCGTGCGGAGCCTCCTGCAGAAAACGGCCCCGACGCTCCTTCAGCTGAACGAGCGAGCCGCCACCGCGCTGAGGGAGAGAGACGAGCATCGGACGGCGAGAGAGCGAGCTGCCGAAGAGAGAGAGCAG ATTGAAGACGAGCTGAAGGAAACTCACCTGAACCTTCAAACCGCCTCGCAGCAGATCAGCGATTTAAATCTGCAGATCACCATCTTGACATCAG AGATGGGCGTCCTGCGGCAGAAACTAACGGCGGGAGAGGAGGAGTCTGCTCAGCTGGAGAGGAAGGTGACGGAGCTGTCGGCGACCATTTCCTCCACGCTGGCGTCCTACGCCTTCCTGGAGCAGGCGCTCGCCGCCGAGACCGCCAA cCTGCAGCAGACCTGGAAAGACTTGCATGAAGCCAACGAAAGAGCAAATCA ACTGCAGGCGTCTCTGTCTGGTTCAGAGCAGCGGGTCGGTGAACTGGACCGGGCGCTGGCTGAGAGCGACCTGCAGCTCGGTCAGCTCCAGAACCTTTCCCAGTCTCAGACGGTTCagatccagcagctgcaggaagtCTGCACCCAGCTGGGCGGCGTGCGGGAAATGAATGAG ttcctGCAGATGGAGAATGAGCTGGCGAGGGAGCAGGTGGCCGAGAGCGAGCGGATGCTCAGGAGCAACCTGCAGGCGCTTCGGGAGAGAAACATTGAGTGCGAAGACTTGAAATCAGAAGTGTGCAAACTTCa gcttGAGAATCAGAGCCTGAGTGACGAGTTGGAAACGTCCCGATGCGCAGCCGGCGCCGCTCGCATGGAGCTGCAGGAGAAGATGGCTGAGGCGGTCACTGAGATTACCGTCCTGCATCACACGCTGCGCGGTCTGAccacagagctgcaggtttCCCTTAGCAACCAG agggAAGAACACCAAAAGCAGAAAGAGTCGGCCATGTTCTCTGGTGCGGCTCGTCATCAGACGTCCAGCTCCTTCGTCGACAACGTCATGGTGGCTTTAACGGCCGAGAAGGAGGAAGACGTCAGAACAGACTCGACTTTAG ATGCATCAGAGCCACAGAGTGACGCGTTTTTCAGCGAGATGAGTGCCTTCACCCGTGTCGCAGCTCTCAACCCAAAGACGATCTCGGACCCAGTCCAggatgaagaggatgaagaggaggagcagagcaGCATGGCGGAGCTCCTCTCCGGCCTCAGCAGAACCGTCGCAGAGCTCATCAGCACGCTGCAGCAGGCTCAGTGCTGCAGAGACGCGCAGCTGCAGGAGCTGCACAGCACCAT CGGTGGCCTGCAGATGGAGCTGCAGACCTCAAGCAGCAGTCATCAAGCTGAAGTCCTTGAGTTGAAGCAGGAGTTGAGGTGCCTCAGCAGCCTGgtggagagaggaaaacaggctctgcagcacaaagctCAG GAAGAGAAAACTTTGACGAAGCTGATGGAAGATGTCCAAGAGGCCCAGGagattttaagaaaacacaagAGCGACAacaat GAGTTGCGAAGGGAGGCGGCTGAGCTGCGTCGTGCCCTGCAGCAGTCCAGAGTGGAGTCCCAGTTCCTGCGGGAGGAGCTGAGGAGAACCGGCGACCCGGCGGCGGCCCCAGCTCACCACATGGAGGAGAAGATCCAGCTGCTGAAGGAG GTGGAGAAGCTTAAGGCCAGTCTACAGGAAGCAGAGCAGGCCAAATTTAAACTCCTGGAGAGAGCCAAGCGGCAT
- the spag5 gene encoding sperm-associated antigen 5 isoform X2 yields the protein MSQSSIEDWSSSRRGERTPLRSLENETPSSRIRSKPQFSGDTVKAGMADIHLCDTQTQLGTVTVPVSMDTTQSVCGLEDVTFKTFICSGGEVEISDSSDGGGQSLILPKHVTTFTLTAEAEDSVASPSRMEQPCGEHVEHPYCNCSVEQPDSPIACEADEEKYLAWKSFACDGGDVKVSDSTGLKEETVPLPLDDHWGPAQDDGTNSADCTLLLPAQRSENPDDPTLKLLNCSGGEVEIPADADVADETIPLSHICSGCNLSMDLSVLASDYDLENGKDHLDHPYCNVKYNSSLSPEEVNTIPDLQPCSAEINLVLPNGQDENFDWKSGESQVSEKMLTSPKENYNKEQTNDRLKNGEVVFDTNLPPETNASLVASDCSHLDASAETLPQQQQLDSRSYSEAKDSALGSLGLCNSAEKATPASPAILKVLSECPSVASALQFLSPIMKRASLSALKRSLVSGQDMFLPDDSALEDEKSLLAPVNVDSMGLLAEQLESPMPHPLLNSTVVSSKPQEVSGKKAQPETAPLIPDGQFQQQLRQMAEFLMMACGKMSVAPPAAFMAPSDRADPAECHSVCVGTSPLKMVDHSLNTSGIFVKKREFSVTDSCTATEPLIWNLPPGSLESLPRPELEQRLTSSMIMVEALVQQLAAARAHRRPSSGPAPSDLREKLVQTDHTELSQTAMYRDLYMEALSRITELELDGNSLQNLVQAMQEMRAAMSSLSSDTDVALSSMKKMGETIREDHQNLASHYELMKSLFEKSKETQRRILEKVKEVLQQRNSMEARMEEAFAAKEAAFSAMDQLRTHCASEVSALEKCVGSQEELLAALNQTYPDQVALNRTCQETLSSASDLLSRTAEDHSSLMQELCSVRSLLQKTAPTLLQLNERAATALRERDEHRTARERAAEEREQIEDELKETHLNLQTASQQISDLNLQITILTSEMGVLRQKLTAGEEESAQLERKVTELSATISSTLASYAFLEQALAAETANLQQTWKDLHEANERANQLQASLSGSEQRVGELDRALAESDLQLGQLQNLSQSQTVQIQQLQEVCTQLGGVREMNEFLQMENELAREQVAESERMLRSNLQALRERNIECEDLKSEVCKLQLENQSLSDELETSRCAAGAARMELQEKMAEAVTEITVLHHTLRGLTTELQVSLSNQREEHQKQKESAMFSGAARHQTSSSFVDNVMVALTAEKEEDVRTDSTLDASEPQSDAFFSEMSAFTRVAALNPKTISDPVQDEEDEEEEQSSMAELLSGLSRTVAELISTLQQAQCCRDAQLQELHSTIGGLQMELQTSSSSHQAEVLELKQELRCLSSLVERGKQALQHKAQEEKTLTKLMEDVQEAQEILRKHKSDNNELRREAAELRRALQQSRVESQFLREELRRTGDPAAAPAHHMEEKIQLLKEVEKLKASLQEAEQAKFKLLERAKRHQIIHQTNQQKSENELQILNHMINKVRETLLSLPEVVKRCEQLQRLVDYIG from the exons ATGTCACAGTCCAGCATAGAAGACTGG TCTTCCAGTAGAAGAGGCGAGCGTACTCCTCTAAGAAGCCTGGAAAATGAGACTCCTTCATCGAGGATCAGGTCAAAGCCACAATTCAGCGGTGACACAGTGAAAGCTGGCATG GCTGACATTCATCTCTGTGACACACAGACCCAGTTGGGCACTGTGACCGTTCCCGTTTCCATGGATACTACCCAGTCTGTGTGTGGACTTGAAGATGTCACATTCAAAACCTTTATTTGTTCCGGAGGTGAAGTTGAGATTTCAGACTCTTCAGATGGTGGAGGACAGAGTTTGATTTTGCCTAAACATGTGACTACTTTTACTCTTACCGCCGAAGCGGAAGATTCAGTCGCTTCACCCAGCAGGATGGAGCAACCCTGCGGTGAGCATGTGGAGCATCCATATTGCAACTGCAGCGTCGAACAGCCGGATTCTCCAATCGCCTGTGAAGCCGATGAGGAAAAATATTTAGCGTGGAAGTCGTTCGCCTGTGATGGAGGTGATGTTAAAGTTTCAGACTCCACTGGATTAAAGGAGGAGACGGTTCCTCTGCCCCTGGATGACCACTGGGGTCCAGCACAAGACGACGGCACAAACTCAGCCGACTGCACCCTGCTGCTTC CAGCGCAGAGATCAGAAAACCCCGATGATCCAACTCTGAAGCTGCTGAACTGCAGCGGTGGCGAGGTAGAAATCCCAGCGGACGCTGATGTTGCAGATGAGACTATTCCTCTTTCTCACATCTGTTCTGGCTGCAACCTTAGCATGGATCTGAGTGTGTTAGCCAGTGATTATGACCTGGAAAACGGTAAAGATCACTTAGATCATCCCTACTGCAATGTAAAATACAACTCCTCACTTTCACCAGAGGAGGTGAACACTATTCCAGACCTACAACCTTGCAGCGCTGAAATAAACTTGGTGCTACCTAATGGGCAGGATGAGAACTTCGATTGGAAATCAGGTGAATCCCAGGTGTCTGAGAAGATGTTGACTTCACCTAAAGAGAATTACAACAAAGAACAAACGAACGACCGTCTGAAGAATGGAGAAGTCGTGTTTGATACTAATCTACCACCTGAGACTAACGCATCATTAGTTGCGTCCGACTGCAGCCACCTTGACGCTTCGGCAGAAACTCtaccacagcagcagcagctggattcCAGATCCTACTCCGAGGCAAAGGACAGCGCTCTGGGTTCTTTGGGTCTCTGTAACTCTGCAGAAAAAGCTACTCCTGCATCTCCTGCTATCTTAAAAGTCCTGTCAGAGTGTCCATCAGTTGCCTCCGCCCTGCAGTTTCTCAGCCCCATCATGAAGAGAGCGTCTCTGTCCGCGCTGAAGCGCTCATTGGTATCGGGTCAGGACATGTTTCTACCTGACGATTCTGCTCTGGAGGATGAGAAAAGCCTTTTGGCTCCTGTTAATGTTGACTCCATGGGGTTGTTAGCAGAGCAGCTTGAAAGCCCAATGCCCCACCCTCTGCTTAACTCCACGGTTGTAAGTTCAAAGCCACAGGAGGTTTCTGGGAAGAAAGCGCAGCCGGAAACGGCGCCGCTGATTCCTGATGGCCagtttcagcagcagcttcgGCAGATGGCCGAGTTCCTCATGATGGCATGTGGAAAAATGAGCGTCGCTCCTCCTGCTGCCTTCATGGCCCCCTCAGACAGAGCGGATCCTGCAGAGTGCCACAGTGTCTGTGTGGGCACCAGTCCACTGAAGATGGTGGACCACAGTCTGAACACGTCGggaatatttgtgaaaaagagGGAATTCTCTGTGACCGATTCCTGCACAGCGACTGAACCACTCATCTGGAA TTTACCTCCAGGCAGCCTGGAGAGCCTCCCGCGGCCGGAGCTGGAGCAGAGGCTGACGTCCAGCATGATCATGGTGGAGGCGCTGGTCCAGCAGCTGGCTGCAGCCAGGGCGCACCGCCGCCCCTCTTCGGGCCCGGCTCCTTCGGACCTGAGAGAGAAGCTGGTTCAGACGGACCACACTGAGCTCAGTCAG ACTGCGATGTACAGAGATCTctacatggaggctctgagccGGATAACTGAGCTGGAGCTTGATGGAAATTCCCTGCAGAATCTCGTCCAGGCTATGCAGGAGATGAGAGCTGCCATG TCTTCTTTGAGCAGCGACACAGATGTAGCTCTGTCCAGCATGAAGAAAATGGGCGAAACCATCAGGGAGGACCATCAGAACCTGGCGTCCCAT TACGAGCTCATGAAGTCCCTGTTCGAGAAATCAAAGGAAACTCAGAGGAGAATCCTGGAGAAAGTGAAAGAAGTTCTTCAGCAGAGGAACAGCATGGAGGCTCGGATGGAAGAAGCCTTCGCGGCCAAGGAGGCA GCTTTCAGTGCGATGGATCAGCTGAGGACGCACTGCGCCTCTGAAGTCTCAGCTCTGGAGAAATGTGTCGGATCTCAGGAGGAGCTGCTAGCGGCTCTGAACCAAACCTACCCGGATCAG GTTGCTCTGAACCGGACCTGCCAGGAAACTCTGAGCTCAGCCTCTGATCTTCTGTCCCGAACTGCAGAGGATCACTCCAGCCTGATGCAAGAG CTTTGCAGCGTGCGGAGCCTCCTGCAGAAAACGGCCCCGACGCTCCTTCAGCTGAACGAGCGAGCCGCCACCGCGCTGAGGGAGAGAGACGAGCATCGGACGGCGAGAGAGCGAGCTGCCGAAGAGAGAGAGCAG ATTGAAGACGAGCTGAAGGAAACTCACCTGAACCTTCAAACCGCCTCGCAGCAGATCAGCGATTTAAATCTGCAGATCACCATCTTGACATCAG AGATGGGCGTCCTGCGGCAGAAACTAACGGCGGGAGAGGAGGAGTCTGCTCAGCTGGAGAGGAAGGTGACGGAGCTGTCGGCGACCATTTCCTCCACGCTGGCGTCCTACGCCTTCCTGGAGCAGGCGCTCGCCGCCGAGACCGCCAA cCTGCAGCAGACCTGGAAAGACTTGCATGAAGCCAACGAAAGAGCAAATCA ACTGCAGGCGTCTCTGTCTGGTTCAGAGCAGCGGGTCGGTGAACTGGACCGGGCGCTGGCTGAGAGCGACCTGCAGCTCGGTCAGCTCCAGAACCTTTCCCAGTCTCAGACGGTTCagatccagcagctgcaggaagtCTGCACCCAGCTGGGCGGCGTGCGGGAAATGAATGAG ttcctGCAGATGGAGAATGAGCTGGCGAGGGAGCAGGTGGCCGAGAGCGAGCGGATGCTCAGGAGCAACCTGCAGGCGCTTCGGGAGAGAAACATTGAGTGCGAAGACTTGAAATCAGAAGTGTGCAAACTTCa gcttGAGAATCAGAGCCTGAGTGACGAGTTGGAAACGTCCCGATGCGCAGCCGGCGCCGCTCGCATGGAGCTGCAGGAGAAGATGGCTGAGGCGGTCACTGAGATTACCGTCCTGCATCACACGCTGCGCGGTCTGAccacagagctgcaggtttCCCTTAGCAACCAG agggAAGAACACCAAAAGCAGAAAGAGTCGGCCATGTTCTCTGGTGCGGCTCGTCATCAGACGTCCAGCTCCTTCGTCGACAACGTCATGGTGGCTTTAACGGCCGAGAAGGAGGAAGACGTCAGAACAGACTCGACTTTAG ATGCATCAGAGCCACAGAGTGACGCGTTTTTCAGCGAGATGAGTGCCTTCACCCGTGTCGCAGCTCTCAACCCAAAGACGATCTCGGACCCAGTCCAggatgaagaggatgaagaggaggagcagagcaGCATGGCGGAGCTCCTCTCCGGCCTCAGCAGAACCGTCGCAGAGCTCATCAGCACGCTGCAGCAGGCTCAGTGCTGCAGAGACGCGCAGCTGCAGGAGCTGCACAGCACCAT CGGTGGCCTGCAGATGGAGCTGCAGACCTCAAGCAGCAGTCATCAAGCTGAAGTCCTTGAGTTGAAGCAGGAGTTGAGGTGCCTCAGCAGCCTGgtggagagaggaaaacaggctctgcagcacaaagctCAG GAAGAGAAAACTTTGACGAAGCTGATGGAAGATGTCCAAGAGGCCCAGGagattttaagaaaacacaagAGCGACAacaat GAGTTGCGAAGGGAGGCGGCTGAGCTGCGTCGTGCCCTGCAGCAGTCCAGAGTGGAGTCCCAGTTCCTGCGGGAGGAGCTGAGGAGAACCGGCGACCCGGCGGCGGCCCCAGCTCACCACATGGAGGAGAAGATCCAGCTGCTGAAGGAG GTGGAGAAGCTTAAGGCCAGTCTACAGGAAGCAGAGCAGGCCAAATTTAAACTCCTGGAGAGAGCCAAGCGGCAT